A stretch of Hemicordylus capensis ecotype Gifberg chromosome 9, rHemCap1.1.pri, whole genome shotgun sequence DNA encodes these proteins:
- the LOC128334097 gene encoding uncharacterized protein LOC128334097 isoform X1 encodes MADESTEKRPSAGSACTSASSAGEGGGSPSSFLETPTPTIGSTSMWSSVSDLSLQSIEGRDSRDHRDPAEGDLRKPQREHQWPGSLAASPYHLPRPFFGPLAPSRPTAGPMAQFFGHPSFGQLRPPEPEEFPPFLHRVREAPGYRHATLAPIPPAETTSLAQLAPIPPAARTSLAQPARADPARKRNLVLLAHRLQSEGSSTTAAAGGFRPAPPDQPRSGKPTDIRRASRVLIPATEQTLAIQIKEPATQKAEGFSTGAARRMKIPELGPHRAGTQERHPPSPPQLKGRGMAKGGTAPQLLPEFLFPPPPPEPTKVLSKGTASHLVAPGDKNTQCAKPRLQLFDFLPPISSAPKKAKDRTYGELVGRKLPAENIAKRARAAGAESVPAPKVPRGSPKAEREARSGETAKAPLDQKEGRTAQKIPTCHLELAVQPHQPMKPAGSMPGQKLLKMPQVLPGRGKARLLPPEAEAGNTKRKKVGAESSGSAQAVPPTPRSSLARMMRDSVQVFHALGPPAESKSAEGHPGQSVPQKTPAMSMGRPPSGSTAEPPPRPLAALPSRPAGKAPPSSMARPAAMPMANLPPSSLAHPQSTPVWRPPGSRPFMLRPSSLAQANSLRMHGLAGRTFGQPPPAPQPQPQPWGPTPTHRPVLPAHQASTEHPVLPPGPQRTTGEQEFKGDTFIPWRTPPAHLEVSRPMTEEQRPVRELMRRRAQRAREEAAQWTSAGRRQYFVEREEEMDISLQYGYPWLH; translated from the exons ATGAGTCGACTGAAAAGAGGCCGTCTGCTGGCTCCGCCTGTACGAGCGCGAGCTCGGCCGGGGAAGGAGGCGGTTCGCCCAGCAGCTTCCTCGAGACACCGACGCCGACCATTGGTTCCACCTCCATGTGGTCCTCTGTCTCTGACCTCTCCCTTCAGTCCATCGAAGGGAGGGACAGCAGGGACCACAGAGACCCAGCAGAGGGAGATCTGCGGAAGCCGCAGCGGGAGCACCAGTGGCCTGGCTCGCTGGCGGCATCCCCATACCATCTCCCCAGACCCTTCTTTGGGCCGCTGGCCCCCAGCCGTCCCACTGCGGGCCCCATGGCCCAATTCTTTGGCCATCCATCCTTTGGCCAGCTGCGACCTCCAGAGCCGGAAGAGTTCCCACCATTCTTGCATAGGGTGAGGGAGGCTCCTGGCTACAGACATGCCACgcttgcccccatccctcctgcgGAGACAACATCTCTGGCCCAgcttgcccccatccctcctgctgcaagAACATCTCTGGCCCAGCCGGCCAGGGCGGACCCGGCGCGCAAAAGGAATCTGGTCCTGCTGGCCCACCGGCTGCAATCAGAAGGCAGCAGCACCACCGCTGCCGCTGGGGGGTTCCGCCCAGCCCCACCGGATCAGCCCAGGAGCGGCAAGCCGACGGACATTCGCCGTGCGTCCAGAG TCTTGATTCCTGCCACTGAGCAGACACTGGCCATCCAAATCAAAGAGCCTGCAACTCAGAAGGCAGAAGGCTTCAGCACCGGTGCTGCACGAAGAATGAAGATCCCAGAGTTGGGACCACACAGAG CAGGGACCCAGGAGCGCCACCCACCATCTCCTCCCCAGCTGAAGGGTCGAGGAATGGCCAAGGGAGGAACAGCCCCGCAGTTGCTTCCGGAATTCCTCTTCCCGCCTCCTCCACCAGAGCCAACCAAAGTGCTCTCCAAGGGAACGGCTTCCCACCTGGTAGCCCCAGGAGACAAGAACACCCAATGCGCCAAGCCAAGGCTGCAGCTCTTTGACTTTTTGCCGCCCATCTCCTCTGCACCCAAAAAGGCCAAGGACCGCACATATGGGGAGTTGGTGGGCAGGAAACTCCCTGCAGAGAACATTGCAAAgagggcaagggcagcaggggcagagagcGTGCCAGCACCCAAGGTTCCACGGGGAAGCCCAAAGGCTGAGCGGGAGGCGAGATCTGGAGAGACGGCCAAAGCACCCCTGGaccagaaggaagggagaactgCACAGAAGATCCCCacttgccatctggagctggccgTCCAACCCCATCAGCCGATGAAACCTGCAGGTAGCATGCCAGGCCAGAAGCTGTTGAAAATGCCTCAGGTcctgccaggaagggggaaagcacgGCTGCTACCACCTGAAGCCGAAGCAGGGAACACCAAGAggaagaaagtgggggcagaGTCCAGTGGATCCGCCCAGGCTGTGCCCCCGACTCCGAGGAGCAGCCTGGCCAGAATGATGCGGGACTCCGTGCAGGTGTTCCATGCCCTGGGCCCCCCGGCAGAGTCCAAGAGTGCAGAGGGACATCCCGGGCAGAGCGTGCCCCAAAAGACACCAGCGATGTCCATGGGAAGGCCACCATCCGGAAGCACAGCTGAGCCACCACCAAGGCCTTTGGCAGCCCTGCCAAGCAGACCAGCGGGGAAGGCACCGCccagctccatggccaggccaGCAGCCATGCCGATGGCCAACCTCCCCCCTAGCTCCCTGGCCCACCCACAATCAACGCCAGTGTGGAGGCCGCCGGGATCCCGTCCCTTCATGCTCCGGCCCTCCTCCCTGGCGCAGGCAAATAGCTTGCGGATGCATGGTCTTGCTGGGAGGACCTTTGGCCAGCCCCCGCCGGCCCCTCAACCACAGCCACAGCCTTGGGGTCCCACACCAACCCACCGACccgtcctccctgcccaccaagccTCCACGGAGCATCCGGTCCTTCCACCTGGTCCCCAGCGCACGACAGGAGAGCAGGAGTTTAAGGGGGACACGTTCATCCCTTGGAGGACGCCCCCGGCCCACCTGGAAGTCTCCCGGCCCATGACGGAGGAGCAACGGCCCGTCCGGGAGCTGATGCGGCGGCGGGCTCAAAGAGCGAGGGAAGAGGCGGCTCAGTGGACATCAGCCGGCCGGAGGCAGTATTTCGTggagcgggaggaggaaatggacaTCTCCCTTCAGTATGGCTACCCCTGGCTCCACTGA
- the LOC128334632 gene encoding uncharacterized protein LOC128334632 isoform X1 produces MADESTEKRPSAGSACTSASSAGEGGGSPSSFLETPTPTIGSTSMWSSVSDLSLQSIEGRDSRDHRDPAEGDLRKPQREHQRPGSPAASPYHLPGPFFGPLAPSRPTAGPMAQFFGHPSFGQLRPPEPEEFPPFLHRVREAPGYRHATLAPIPPAETTSLAQLAPIPPAARTSLAQPARADQARKRNLVLLAHRLQSEGSSTTAAAGGFRPAPPDQPRSGKPTDIRRASRVLIPATEQTLDIQIKEPATQKAEDFSTGAAPRMKIPELGPHRAGTQERHPPPPPQLKGRGMAKGGTAPQLLPEFLFPPPPPEPTNVLAKGTASHLVAPGDKNTQCAKPRLQLFDFLPPISSAPKKAKDRTYGELVGRKLPSENIAKRARAAGAESVPAPKVPRGSPKAEREARSAETAKAALDQKEGRTAQKIPTCHLELAVQPHQPMKPAGSMPGQKLLRMPQVLPGRGKARLLPPEAEAGDTKRPKVGAESSGSAQAVPPTPRSSLARMMRDSVQVFHALGPPAKCKSAEGHPGQSVPQKTPAMSMGRPPSGSTAEPPPRPLAALPSRPAGKAPPSSMARPAAMPMANLPPSSLAHPQSTPVWRPPGSRPFMLRPSSLAQANSLRMHGLAGRTLGQPPPAPQPQPPPWGPTPTHRPVLPAHQASTEHPVLPPGPQRTTAEQEFKGDTFIPWRTPPAHLEVSRPMTEEQRPVRELMRRRAQRAREEAAQWTSAGRRQYFVEREEEMDISLQYGYPWRH; encoded by the exons ATGGCAG ATGAGTCGACTGAAAAGAGGCCGTCTGCTGGCTCCGCCTGTACAAGCGCGAGCTCGGCCGGGGAAGGAGGCGGTTCGCCCAGCAGCTTCCTCGAGACACCGACGCCGACCATTGGTTCCACCTCCATGTGGTCCTCTGTCTCTGACCTCTCCCTTCAGTCCATCGAAGGGAGGGACAGCAGGGACCACAGAGACCCAGCAGAGGGAGATCTGCGGAAGCCGCAGCGGGAGCACCAGCGGCCTGGCTCGCCGGCGGCATCCCCATACCATCTCCCCGGACCCTTCTTTGGGCCGCTGGCCCCCAGCCGTCCCACTGCGGGCCCCATGGCCCAATTCTTTGGCCATCCATCCTTTGGCCAGCTGCGACCTCCAGAGCCGGAAGAGTTCCCACCATTCTTGCATAGGGTGAGGGAGGCTCCTGGCTACAGACATGCCACgcttgcccccatccctcctgcgGAGACAACATCTCTGGCCCAgcttgcccccatccctcctgctgcaagAACATCTCTGGCCCAGCCGGCCAGGGCGGACCAGGCGCGCAAGAGGAATCTGGTCCTGCTGGCCCACCGGCTGCAATCAGAAGGCAGCAGCACCACCGCTGCCGCTGGGGGGTTCCGCCCAGCCCCACCAGATCAGCCCAGGAGCGGCAAGCCGACAGACATTCGACGTGCTTCCAGAG TCTTGATTCCTGCCACTGAGCAGACACTGGACATCCAAATCAAGGAGCCTGCAACTCAGAAGGCAGAAGACTTCAGCACCGGTGCTGCCCCAAGAATGAAGATCCCAGAGTTGGGACCACACAGAG CAGGGACCCAGGAGCGccacccaccacctcctccccagcTGAAGGGTCGAGGAATGGCCAAGGGAGGAACAGCCCCGCAGTTGCTTCCGGAATTCCTCTTCCCGCCTCCTCCACCAGAGCCAACCAACGTGCTCGCCAAGGGAACGGCTTCCCACCTGGTAGCCCCAGGAGACAAGAACACCCAATGTGCCAAGCCAAGGCTGCAGCTCTTTGACTTTTTGCCGCCCATCTCCTCTGCGCCCAAAAAGGCCAAGGACCGCACATATGGGGAGTTGGTGGGCAGGAAACTCCCTTCAGAGAACATTGCAAAgagggcaagggcagcaggggcagagagcGTCCCAGCACCCAAGGTTCCACGGGGAAGCCCAAAGGCTGAGCGGGAGGCGAGATCTGCAGAGACGGCCAAAGCAGCCCTGGaccagaaggaagggagaacagCGCAGAAGATCCCCacttgccatctggagctggccgTCCAACCCCATCAGCCGATGAAACCTGCAGGAAGCATGCCAGGCCAGAAGCTGCTGAGAATGCCTCAGGTcctgccaggaagggggaaagcacgGCTGCTACCACCTGAAGCCGAAGCTGGGGACACCAAGAGGCCGAAAGTGGGGGCAGAGTCCAGTGGATCCGCCCAGGCTGTGCCCCCGACTCCGAGGAGCAGCCTGGCCAGAATGATGCGGGACTCCGTGCAGGTGTTCCATGCCCTGGGCCCCCCGGCAAAATGCAAGAGTGCAGAGGGACATCCCGGGCAGAGCGTGCCCCAAAAGACACCAGCGATGTCCATGGGAAGGCCACCATCGGGAAGCACAGCCGAGCCACCACCAAGGCCTTTGGCAGCCCTGCCAAGCAGACCAGCGGGGAAGGCACCGCccagctccatggccaggccaGCAGCCATGCCGATGGCCAACCTCCCCCCTAGCTCCCTGGCCCACCCACAATCCACGCCAGTGTGGAGGCCGCCGGGATCCCGTCCCTTCATGCTCCGGCCCTCCTCCCTGGCGCAGGCAAATAGCTTGCGGATGCACGGTCTTGCTGGGAGGACCTTGGGCCAGCCCCCGCCAGCCCCTCAACCACAGCCACCGCCTTGGGGTCCCACACCAACCCACCGACccgtcctccctgcccaccaagccTCCACGGAGCATCCGGTCCTTCCACCTGGTCCCCAGCGCACGACAGCAGAGCAGGAGTTTAAGGGGGACACGTTCATCCCTTGGAGGACGCCCCCGGCCCACCTGGAAGTCTCCCGGCCCATGACGGAGGAGCAACGGCCCGTCCGGGAGCTGATGCGGCGGCGGGCTCAAAGAGCGAGGGAAGAGGCGGCTCAGTGGACATCAGCCGGCCGGAGGCAGTATTTCGTggagcgggaggaggaaatggacaTCTCCCTTCAGTATGGCTACCCCTGGCGCCACTGA
- the LOC128334632 gene encoding nascent polypeptide-associated complex subunit alpha, muscle-specific form-like isoform X2, producing the protein MADESTEKRPSAGSACTSASSAGEGGGSPSSFLETPTPTIGSTSMWSSVSDLSLQSIEGRDSRDHRDPAEGDLRKPQREHQRPGSPAASPYHLPGPFFGPLAPSRPTAGPMAQFFGHPSFGQLRPPEPEEFPPFLHRVREAPGYRHATLAPIPPAETTSLAQLAPIPPAARTSLAQPARADQARKRNLVLLAHRLQSEGSSTTAAAGGFRPAPPDQPRSGKPTDIRRASRVLIPATEQTLDIQIKEPATQKAEDFSTGAAPRMKIPELGPHRGTQERHPPPPPQLKGRGMAKGGTAPQLLPEFLFPPPPPEPTNVLAKGTASHLVAPGDKNTQCAKPRLQLFDFLPPISSAPKKAKDRTYGELVGRKLPSENIAKRARAAGAESVPAPKVPRGSPKAEREARSAETAKAALDQKEGRTAQKIPTCHLELAVQPHQPMKPAGSMPGQKLLRMPQVLPGRGKARLLPPEAEAGDTKRPKVGAESSGSAQAVPPTPRSSLARMMRDSVQVFHALGPPAKCKSAEGHPGQSVPQKTPAMSMGRPPSGSTAEPPPRPLAALPSRPAGKAPPSSMARPAAMPMANLPPSSLAHPQSTPVWRPPGSRPFMLRPSSLAQANSLRMHGLAGRTLGQPPPAPQPQPPPWGPTPTHRPVLPAHQASTEHPVLPPGPQRTTAEQEFKGDTFIPWRTPPAHLEVSRPMTEEQRPVRELMRRRAQRAREEAAQWTSAGRRQYFVEREEEMDISLQYGYPWRH; encoded by the exons ATGGCAG ATGAGTCGACTGAAAAGAGGCCGTCTGCTGGCTCCGCCTGTACAAGCGCGAGCTCGGCCGGGGAAGGAGGCGGTTCGCCCAGCAGCTTCCTCGAGACACCGACGCCGACCATTGGTTCCACCTCCATGTGGTCCTCTGTCTCTGACCTCTCCCTTCAGTCCATCGAAGGGAGGGACAGCAGGGACCACAGAGACCCAGCAGAGGGAGATCTGCGGAAGCCGCAGCGGGAGCACCAGCGGCCTGGCTCGCCGGCGGCATCCCCATACCATCTCCCCGGACCCTTCTTTGGGCCGCTGGCCCCCAGCCGTCCCACTGCGGGCCCCATGGCCCAATTCTTTGGCCATCCATCCTTTGGCCAGCTGCGACCTCCAGAGCCGGAAGAGTTCCCACCATTCTTGCATAGGGTGAGGGAGGCTCCTGGCTACAGACATGCCACgcttgcccccatccctcctgcgGAGACAACATCTCTGGCCCAgcttgcccccatccctcctgctgcaagAACATCTCTGGCCCAGCCGGCCAGGGCGGACCAGGCGCGCAAGAGGAATCTGGTCCTGCTGGCCCACCGGCTGCAATCAGAAGGCAGCAGCACCACCGCTGCCGCTGGGGGGTTCCGCCCAGCCCCACCAGATCAGCCCAGGAGCGGCAAGCCGACAGACATTCGACGTGCTTCCAGAG TCTTGATTCCTGCCACTGAGCAGACACTGGACATCCAAATCAAGGAGCCTGCAACTCAGAAGGCAGAAGACTTCAGCACCGGTGCTGCCCCAAGAATGAAGATCCCAGAGTTGGGACCACACAGAG GGACCCAGGAGCGccacccaccacctcctccccagcTGAAGGGTCGAGGAATGGCCAAGGGAGGAACAGCCCCGCAGTTGCTTCCGGAATTCCTCTTCCCGCCTCCTCCACCAGAGCCAACCAACGTGCTCGCCAAGGGAACGGCTTCCCACCTGGTAGCCCCAGGAGACAAGAACACCCAATGTGCCAAGCCAAGGCTGCAGCTCTTTGACTTTTTGCCGCCCATCTCCTCTGCGCCCAAAAAGGCCAAGGACCGCACATATGGGGAGTTGGTGGGCAGGAAACTCCCTTCAGAGAACATTGCAAAgagggcaagggcagcaggggcagagagcGTCCCAGCACCCAAGGTTCCACGGGGAAGCCCAAAGGCTGAGCGGGAGGCGAGATCTGCAGAGACGGCCAAAGCAGCCCTGGaccagaaggaagggagaacagCGCAGAAGATCCCCacttgccatctggagctggccgTCCAACCCCATCAGCCGATGAAACCTGCAGGAAGCATGCCAGGCCAGAAGCTGCTGAGAATGCCTCAGGTcctgccaggaagggggaaagcacgGCTGCTACCACCTGAAGCCGAAGCTGGGGACACCAAGAGGCCGAAAGTGGGGGCAGAGTCCAGTGGATCCGCCCAGGCTGTGCCCCCGACTCCGAGGAGCAGCCTGGCCAGAATGATGCGGGACTCCGTGCAGGTGTTCCATGCCCTGGGCCCCCCGGCAAAATGCAAGAGTGCAGAGGGACATCCCGGGCAGAGCGTGCCCCAAAAGACACCAGCGATGTCCATGGGAAGGCCACCATCGGGAAGCACAGCCGAGCCACCACCAAGGCCTTTGGCAGCCCTGCCAAGCAGACCAGCGGGGAAGGCACCGCccagctccatggccaggccaGCAGCCATGCCGATGGCCAACCTCCCCCCTAGCTCCCTGGCCCACCCACAATCCACGCCAGTGTGGAGGCCGCCGGGATCCCGTCCCTTCATGCTCCGGCCCTCCTCCCTGGCGCAGGCAAATAGCTTGCGGATGCACGGTCTTGCTGGGAGGACCTTGGGCCAGCCCCCGCCAGCCCCTCAACCACAGCCACCGCCTTGGGGTCCCACACCAACCCACCGACccgtcctccctgcccaccaagccTCCACGGAGCATCCGGTCCTTCCACCTGGTCCCCAGCGCACGACAGCAGAGCAGGAGTTTAAGGGGGACACGTTCATCCCTTGGAGGACGCCCCCGGCCCACCTGGAAGTCTCCCGGCCCATGACGGAGGAGCAACGGCCCGTCCGGGAGCTGATGCGGCGGCGGGCTCAAAGAGCGAGGGAAGAGGCGGCTCAGTGGACATCAGCCGGCCGGAGGCAGTATTTCGTggagcgggaggaggaaatggacaTCTCCCTTCAGTATGGCTACCCCTGGCGCCACTGA
- the LOC128334097 gene encoding uncharacterized protein LOC128334097 isoform X2, whose translation MADESTEKRPSAGSACTSASSAGEGGGSPSSFLETPTPTIGSTSMWSSVSDLSLQSIEGRDSRDHRDPAEGDLRKPQREHQWPGSLAASPYHLPRPFFGPLAPSRPTAGPMAQFFGHPSFGQLRPPEPEEFPPFLHRVREAPGYRHATLAPIPPAETTSLAQLAPIPPAARTSLAQPARADPARKRNLVLLAHRLQSEGSSTTAAAGGFRPAPPDQPRSGKPTDIRRASRVLIPATEQTLAIQIKEPATQKAEGFSTGAARRMKIPELGPHRGTQERHPPSPPQLKGRGMAKGGTAPQLLPEFLFPPPPPEPTKVLSKGTASHLVAPGDKNTQCAKPRLQLFDFLPPISSAPKKAKDRTYGELVGRKLPAENIAKRARAAGAESVPAPKVPRGSPKAEREARSGETAKAPLDQKEGRTAQKIPTCHLELAVQPHQPMKPAGSMPGQKLLKMPQVLPGRGKARLLPPEAEAGNTKRKKVGAESSGSAQAVPPTPRSSLARMMRDSVQVFHALGPPAESKSAEGHPGQSVPQKTPAMSMGRPPSGSTAEPPPRPLAALPSRPAGKAPPSSMARPAAMPMANLPPSSLAHPQSTPVWRPPGSRPFMLRPSSLAQANSLRMHGLAGRTFGQPPPAPQPQPQPWGPTPTHRPVLPAHQASTEHPVLPPGPQRTTGEQEFKGDTFIPWRTPPAHLEVSRPMTEEQRPVRELMRRRAQRAREEAAQWTSAGRRQYFVEREEEMDISLQYGYPWLH comes from the exons ATGAGTCGACTGAAAAGAGGCCGTCTGCTGGCTCCGCCTGTACGAGCGCGAGCTCGGCCGGGGAAGGAGGCGGTTCGCCCAGCAGCTTCCTCGAGACACCGACGCCGACCATTGGTTCCACCTCCATGTGGTCCTCTGTCTCTGACCTCTCCCTTCAGTCCATCGAAGGGAGGGACAGCAGGGACCACAGAGACCCAGCAGAGGGAGATCTGCGGAAGCCGCAGCGGGAGCACCAGTGGCCTGGCTCGCTGGCGGCATCCCCATACCATCTCCCCAGACCCTTCTTTGGGCCGCTGGCCCCCAGCCGTCCCACTGCGGGCCCCATGGCCCAATTCTTTGGCCATCCATCCTTTGGCCAGCTGCGACCTCCAGAGCCGGAAGAGTTCCCACCATTCTTGCATAGGGTGAGGGAGGCTCCTGGCTACAGACATGCCACgcttgcccccatccctcctgcgGAGACAACATCTCTGGCCCAgcttgcccccatccctcctgctgcaagAACATCTCTGGCCCAGCCGGCCAGGGCGGACCCGGCGCGCAAAAGGAATCTGGTCCTGCTGGCCCACCGGCTGCAATCAGAAGGCAGCAGCACCACCGCTGCCGCTGGGGGGTTCCGCCCAGCCCCACCGGATCAGCCCAGGAGCGGCAAGCCGACGGACATTCGCCGTGCGTCCAGAG TCTTGATTCCTGCCACTGAGCAGACACTGGCCATCCAAATCAAAGAGCCTGCAACTCAGAAGGCAGAAGGCTTCAGCACCGGTGCTGCACGAAGAATGAAGATCCCAGAGTTGGGACCACACAGAG GGACCCAGGAGCGCCACCCACCATCTCCTCCCCAGCTGAAGGGTCGAGGAATGGCCAAGGGAGGAACAGCCCCGCAGTTGCTTCCGGAATTCCTCTTCCCGCCTCCTCCACCAGAGCCAACCAAAGTGCTCTCCAAGGGAACGGCTTCCCACCTGGTAGCCCCAGGAGACAAGAACACCCAATGCGCCAAGCCAAGGCTGCAGCTCTTTGACTTTTTGCCGCCCATCTCCTCTGCACCCAAAAAGGCCAAGGACCGCACATATGGGGAGTTGGTGGGCAGGAAACTCCCTGCAGAGAACATTGCAAAgagggcaagggcagcaggggcagagagcGTGCCAGCACCCAAGGTTCCACGGGGAAGCCCAAAGGCTGAGCGGGAGGCGAGATCTGGAGAGACGGCCAAAGCACCCCTGGaccagaaggaagggagaactgCACAGAAGATCCCCacttgccatctggagctggccgTCCAACCCCATCAGCCGATGAAACCTGCAGGTAGCATGCCAGGCCAGAAGCTGTTGAAAATGCCTCAGGTcctgccaggaagggggaaagcacgGCTGCTACCACCTGAAGCCGAAGCAGGGAACACCAAGAggaagaaagtgggggcagaGTCCAGTGGATCCGCCCAGGCTGTGCCCCCGACTCCGAGGAGCAGCCTGGCCAGAATGATGCGGGACTCCGTGCAGGTGTTCCATGCCCTGGGCCCCCCGGCAGAGTCCAAGAGTGCAGAGGGACATCCCGGGCAGAGCGTGCCCCAAAAGACACCAGCGATGTCCATGGGAAGGCCACCATCCGGAAGCACAGCTGAGCCACCACCAAGGCCTTTGGCAGCCCTGCCAAGCAGACCAGCGGGGAAGGCACCGCccagctccatggccaggccaGCAGCCATGCCGATGGCCAACCTCCCCCCTAGCTCCCTGGCCCACCCACAATCAACGCCAGTGTGGAGGCCGCCGGGATCCCGTCCCTTCATGCTCCGGCCCTCCTCCCTGGCGCAGGCAAATAGCTTGCGGATGCATGGTCTTGCTGGGAGGACCTTTGGCCAGCCCCCGCCGGCCCCTCAACCACAGCCACAGCCTTGGGGTCCCACACCAACCCACCGACccgtcctccctgcccaccaagccTCCACGGAGCATCCGGTCCTTCCACCTGGTCCCCAGCGCACGACAGGAGAGCAGGAGTTTAAGGGGGACACGTTCATCCCTTGGAGGACGCCCCCGGCCCACCTGGAAGTCTCCCGGCCCATGACGGAGGAGCAACGGCCCGTCCGGGAGCTGATGCGGCGGCGGGCTCAAAGAGCGAGGGAAGAGGCGGCTCAGTGGACATCAGCCGGCCGGAGGCAGTATTTCGTggagcgggaggaggaaatggacaTCTCCCTTCAGTATGGCTACCCCTGGCTCCACTGA